From Dreissena polymorpha isolate Duluth1 chromosome 15, UMN_Dpol_1.0, whole genome shotgun sequence, a single genomic window includes:
- the LOC127860785 gene encoding M-phase inducer phosphatase 1-B-like, with protein MADVVCGRYNDVLSDVTIVDCRYPYEFQGGHIKSAVNLFTKDDVSALLHRPVSGDKRHVLIFHCEFSSERGPKMYRFLRSQDRELYKDQYPALLFPEVYLLHGGYKAFYNKFKNLCDPDSYKPMLHEDHYIYVTSG; from the exons ATGGCCGATGTTGTTTGTGGACGCTACAATGACGTGTTAAGTGACGTCACGATTGTGGATTGTCGCTACCCGTATGAGTTTCAAGGCGGTCACATCAAAAGTGCGGTCAATCTCTTCACTAAAGATGACGTCAGTGCTCTTCTTCATAGACCCGTCAGTGGAGACAAACGTCACGTGCTCATCTTCCATTGCGAATTCTCATCTGAGAGAGGACCCAAGATGTACCGTTTCCTGCGCAGTCAGGACCGCGAGCTTTACAAGGATCAGTACCCCGCCCTACTGTTTCCCGAGGTGTACCTGCTCCATGGCGGATACAAGGCTTTCTACAACAAGTTCAAG aatttgTGTGACCCGGATTCCTACAAGCCAATGCTGCACGAAGATCATTATATCTACGTCACTTCCGGGTAA
- the LOC127860786 gene encoding M-phase inducer phosphatase 1-like translates to MRLRLFDDVTCDEISHEDLEDMMTPGRKACTDSQCTALKDIKETLDSMEFLRKSLSRRGSANDARKSLFPGKRSAETDVNSSPIQASKKARDCSDSAPIYTLNTLSNDIMQAVETLELADKVADGSRDYTLPSIPGQHRDLRSISPEVMADVVSGRYKYLFSDVTIVDCRYPYEFEGGHIKGAVNLFTKDDVNALLHRPVSGDKRHVLIFHCEFSSERGPKMYRFLRSQDRELHKDQYPALLFPEVYLLHGGYKAFFNKFKNLCVPDSYKPMMHEDHSADLRHFRVKSKSWTAGEKQHESSRRHRSRLGRQLSFYEKLPS, encoded by the exons ATGAG ATTGAGATTGTTCGATGACGTCACGTGTGACGAGATCTCACACGAGGATCTCGAGGACATGATGACCCCTGGCAGAAAGGCATGCACTGACTCACAGTGCACGGCGTTGAAGGACATCAAAGAAACGCTAGATTCG ATGGAATTTCTTCGCAAAAGTCTTTCTCGAAGGGGCTCTGCCAATGACGCCAGGAAGAGCTTGTTTCCGGGCAAACGTTCTGCTGAAACGGACGTGAACAGTTCGCCAATCCAAGCGTCCAAGAAAGCAAGAGATTGCAGCGATTCAGCCCCGATATATACACTTAACACTCTCTCTAACGACATTATGCAGGCAGTGGAAACTCTCGAGTTAGCTGACAAAGTCGCAGACGGGTCACGTGATTATACATTACCCTCAATTCCTGGTCAGCATCGTGATTTGAGGTCGATATCACCCGAAGTAATGGCTGATGTTGTTAGCGGACGCTACAAATACTTGTTCAGTGACGTCACGATTGTCGACTGCCGCTATCCGTATGAGTTTGAAGGCGGTCACATCAAAGGGGCGGTTAATCTCTTCACTAAAGATGACGTCAATGCTCTTCTTCATAGACCTGTCAGTGGAGACAAACGTCACGTGCTCATATTCCACTGCGAGTTCTCATCTGAGAGGGGACCTAAGATGTACCGTTTCCTGCGCAGTCAGGACCGCGAGCTTCACAAGGACCAGTACCCCGCCCTACTGTTTCCCGAGGTGTACCTGCTCCATGGCGGATACAAGGCATTCTTCAACAAGTTCAAG AATTTGTGTGTTCCGGATTCCTACAAGCCCATGATGCACGAAGATCACTCTGCAGATCTACGTCACTTCCGGGTCAAGTCTAAATCTTGGACCGCGGGAGAAAAGCAGCACGAGTCCAGCAGACGACATCGGAGTCGTCTGGGTCGGCAGCTGAGTTTCTATGAAAAACTGCCGTCCTGA
- the LOC127861268 gene encoding M-phase inducer phosphatase-like: MRLFDDVAMTCVPEEIPSEELVHVISPFSKGSNSVSPNGQRTPNSIDFTSNHSLRGISAKQVRKSLFPGKRAADIDTNDSFIRAYKKPKESKFNINPNQPENGIEGVLAAVETLELGDTIADGSRDYALPTIPGQHRDLRSISPEVMADVVCGRYNDVLSDVTVVDCRYPYEFEGGHIKSAVNLFTKDDVNKLLQQSVNGDKRHVLIFHCEFSSERGPNMYRFLRSQDRELHKDQYPALLFPEVYLLHGGYKAFYNKFKNLCDPDSYKPMLHEDHSADLRHFRVKSKSWTAGEKQHVSSRRHRSRLGRQLSFCDQVTS; the protein is encoded by the exons ATGAGACTATTTGATGACGTCGCTATGACGTGCGTTCCGGAAGAGATTCCGAGCGAGGAACTTGTGCACGTGATCTCGCCATTTAGCAAGGGCAGCAACTCGGTATCTCCAAACGGTCAGCGGACACCAAACTCT atcgATTTCACATCCAACCATTCGTTAAGAGGGATATCAGCTAAGCAAGTTAGGAAGAGCTTATTTCCGGGGAAACGTGCTGCAGATATCGACACGAACGATTCTTTTATACGTGCTTACAAGAAACCCAAGGAATCAAAATTCAATATCAATCCAAACCAACCAGAAAATGGAATTGAAGGGGTTCTGGCAGCAGTTGAAACTCTCGAATTAGGTGACACAATCGCAGACGGATCACGTGATTACGCATTACCCACAATTCCTGGTCAGCATCGGGATCTGAGGTCGATATCACCGGAAGTGATGGCCGATGTTGTTTGTGGACGCTACAATGATGTGTTAAGTGACGTCACGGTTGTCGATTGTCGTTACCCGTATGAGTTTGAAGGCGGTCACATCAAAAGTGCGGTCAATCTTTTCACTAAAGATGACGTAAATAAGCTTCTTCAGCAATCTGTCAACGGAGACAAACGTCACGTGCTTATTTTCCACTGCGAATTCTCCTCTGAAAGGGGACCTAACATGTACCGTTTCCTGCGCAGTCAGGACCGCGAGCTTCACAAGGACCAGTACCCCGCCCTTCTGTTCCCCGAGGTGTACCTGCTCCATGGCGGATACAAGGCTTTCTACAACAAGTTCAAG aatttgTGTGACCCGGATTCCTACAAGCCCATGCTGCACGAAGATCATTCCGCGGATCTACGTCACTTCCGGGTAAAGTCTAAATCTTGGACCGCGGGAGAAAAGCAGCACGTGTCTAGCAGACGACATCGGAGTCGTCTGGGCCGGCAGCTGAGTTTTTGTGACCAAGTAACATCGTGA